One window of the Janthinobacterium sp. PAMC25594 genome contains the following:
- the greB gene encoding transcription elongation factor GreB, which produces MNKAFVKESDNDDDEEAAALALAIPAGAKNYITPAGYQRIKEELLQLIDVDRPEVVRIVHWAASNGDRSENGDYIYGKRRLREIDRRIRFLTKRMDLAAIVDPSVHHGNDQVFFGATVTYRTSDGATHTITIVGIDEFDPLNGKISWVSPMARTITKAREGDLITLNTPQGEQELELLEVTYPAPGEG; this is translated from the coding sequence ATGAATAAAGCCTTTGTAAAAGAATCCGACAACGACGACGATGAAGAAGCGGCCGCGCTGGCGCTGGCCATTCCCGCCGGTGCCAAGAATTACATTACGCCGGCCGGCTACCAGCGCATCAAGGAAGAGCTGCTGCAGCTGATCGACGTCGACCGTCCGGAAGTGGTGCGCATCGTGCATTGGGCGGCGTCGAATGGCGACCGCTCGGAAAATGGCGACTATATCTATGGCAAGCGCCGGCTGCGCGAAATCGACCGCCGCATCCGCTTCCTGACGAAACGCATGGACCTGGCCGCCATCGTCGACCCCAGCGTGCACCATGGCAACGACCAGGTGTTTTTCGGCGCCACGGTAACCTACCGCACCAGCGACGGCGCAACGCACACCATCACCATCGTCGGCATCGATGAATTCGACCCCCTGAACGGCAAGATCAGCTGGGTCTCGCCGATGGCCCGCACCATCACCAAGGCGCGCGAGGGCGACCTCATCACCCTCAACACGCCGCAGGGCGAGCAGGAGCTGGAGTTGCTGGAAGTGACGTATCCGGCGCCGGGGGAAGGGTAA
- the gmk gene encoding guanylate kinase, which translates to MSHPTAFSGSLFVVAAPSGAGKSTLVNALLAQEPGIKLSISTTTRAPRPGEQHGREYYFTTAEDFVARADQGEFLEWAEVHGNYYGTSRIMVEQQMAAGTDILLEIDWQGARQVRKQFPRAAGIFILPPSIDALEERLNKRGQDEPHVITRRLLAAGGEIAHAPEFEYVIINEEFTVASSELSAIVRAARCRFAQQAARNASLFAQLGLHAE; encoded by the coding sequence ATGAGCCACCCTACCGCCTTCTCCGGCAGCCTGTTCGTGGTCGCCGCGCCATCGGGCGCCGGCAAATCGACACTGGTCAATGCATTGCTGGCGCAAGAGCCCGGCATCAAACTGTCGATCTCGACCACCACGCGCGCGCCCCGTCCGGGCGAGCAGCACGGCCGCGAGTACTACTTCACGACGGCGGAAGACTTTGTCGCGCGCGCCGACCAGGGCGAGTTCCTGGAATGGGCGGAAGTGCATGGCAATTACTATGGCACCTCGCGCATCATGGTGGAACAGCAAATGGCCGCTGGCACCGACATCCTGCTGGAAATCGACTGGCAGGGCGCGCGCCAGGTGCGCAAGCAATTCCCCCGCGCGGCCGGTATTTTCATCCTGCCGCCATCGATCGATGCGCTGGAAGAGCGCCTGAACAAGCGCGGCCAGGACGAGCCGCACGTGATCACGCGCCGCCTGCTGGCGGCCGGCGGCGAAATCGCACACGCTCCCGAGTTCGAGTATGTTATTATCAATGAAGAGTTTACGGTCGCTTCGTCCGAACTGAGCGCGATCGTGAGAGCGGCCCGTTGCCGGTTTGCGCAACAAGCGGCCCGCAACGCATCGCTATTCGCCCAGCTGGGCCTGCACGCAGAGTAA
- a CDS encoding sensor histidine kinase yields the protein MHDTPRLAPALRAAAPEIYLYDAASLQLLDANNAACDNLQYARKQLLAMTPFTLAPQLDAQQLAAVLATLDDSIGAQVRLHVQQRRRDGSLYSLSLHLSRAQRQGRALLLAEGEDLRTPQATAAALAQVQSRFNAIVSNTPGLVYQFCLHADGRASFAYLSDGCQALLGLEPAQLHARPELFYQLILADDRASYLESMQASKNALWSWNWEGRIWIDAWKDVKWINLRSTPRALADGTVQWEGIMTNITESRLEQIEVRQSRARLAELTAHIDKVKEHERTRLARELHDDLGGNLTAIKMALAMLARRLPPDDPLLQEKADYVDALVDRSIDAVHRISLDLRPSMLDLGLVAALDWQVKEFARQAGIECEFISNRQHIDLELDQATSLFRIAQEALTNIAKHAQASKVSVRLARQRQHISLSIADNGVGMRLSDRAKPQSFGIRGMAERAAALGGTLSLVDGPDGGTLLSIKIRLTTPREAIIAAAASAPAHSGPPPDAA from the coding sequence ATGCACGATACTCCCCGGCTCGCCCCCGCCCTGCGCGCGGCGGCGCCGGAAATCTACCTGTACGACGCGGCCAGCTTGCAATTGCTGGACGCTAACAATGCCGCCTGCGACAACTTGCAGTACGCGCGCAAGCAATTGCTGGCGATGACGCCCTTCACGCTGGCGCCGCAGCTCGACGCGCAGCAGCTGGCCGCCGTGCTGGCCACCCTGGACGACAGCATCGGCGCGCAAGTCCGGCTGCACGTGCAGCAACGGCGCCGCGATGGCAGCCTGTATTCGCTCAGCCTGCACCTGTCGCGCGCCCAGCGCCAGGGGCGCGCCCTGCTGCTGGCCGAGGGCGAAGACTTGCGCACGCCGCAGGCGACGGCCGCCGCCCTGGCGCAGGTGCAGTCGCGCTTCAACGCCATCGTCTCGAACACGCCGGGCCTGGTGTACCAGTTCTGCCTGCATGCGGATGGACGGGCATCGTTTGCCTACCTGAGCGACGGCTGCCAGGCGCTGCTGGGCCTGGAGCCGGCACAGCTGCACGCGCGCCCGGAACTGTTCTACCAGCTGATCCTGGCCGACGACCGCGCCTCGTATCTGGAGTCGATGCAGGCGTCAAAAAACGCCTTGTGGAGCTGGAACTGGGAAGGCCGCATCTGGATCGATGCCTGGAAGGATGTCAAATGGATCAACCTGCGCTCCACGCCGCGCGCGCTGGCCGACGGCACGGTGCAGTGGGAAGGCATCATGACGAATATCACGGAAAGCCGGCTGGAACAGATCGAAGTGCGCCAGTCGCGCGCGCGCCTGGCCGAGCTGACGGCGCATATCGACAAGGTCAAGGAACACGAACGCACGCGCCTGGCGCGCGAACTGCACGATGACCTGGGCGGCAATTTGACGGCGATCAAGATGGCGCTGGCCATGCTGGCGCGCCGCCTGCCGCCGGACGACCCGCTGCTGCAGGAAAAAGCCGACTATGTCGATGCCCTGGTCGACCGCAGCATCGACGCCGTGCACCGCATTTCGCTGGACTTGCGCCCCTCCATGCTGGACCTGGGCCTGGTTGCCGCGCTGGACTGGCAGGTGAAGGAATTCGCGCGCCAGGCCGGCATCGAATGCGAATTCATTTCCAACCGCCAGCATATCGACCTGGAACTGGACCAGGCGACCAGTCTGTTCCGCATCGCCCAGGAGGCGCTGACGAATATCGCCAAGCATGCGCAAGCGAGCAAGGTCAGCGTGCGCCTGGCCCGGCAGCGCCAGCATATCAGCCTGTCGATCGCCGACAATGGCGTCGGCATGCGCCTGTCCGACCGCGCCAAGCCGCAGTCGTTCGGCATCCGCGGCATGGCCGAACGCGCCGCCGCGCTGGGCGGCACCCTGAGCCTGGTGGACGGGCCCGATGGCGGCACCCTCCTGAGCATAAAAATCCGGCTGACCACGCCGCGAGAGGCGATAATAGCGGCTGCAGCCAGTGCGCCCGCGCACAGCGGGCCGCCGCCAGACGCGGCCTAG
- the rph gene encoding ribonuclease PH, with translation MTFESRPSGRAVDALRAIRITRQYTKHAEGSVLIECGDTKVICTASIEDKVPGFLKGKGQGWLTAEYGMLPRSTHTRMDREAARGKQSGRTQEIQRLIGRSLRAAFDLQAFGERTLHLDCDVIQADGGTRTASITGAMVAAYDAFSQLQARGAIAAIPVKSFVAAISVGVYQGMPVLDLDYVEDSGCDTDMNVVMTEAGHFIEVQGTAEGAAFDRAGMNRLLDLAQGGIADLIALQKQSLGM, from the coding sequence ATGACATTTGAATCCCGCCCGAGCGGCCGCGCCGTCGACGCGCTGCGCGCCATCCGCATCACCCGCCAGTACACCAAGCATGCCGAAGGCTCGGTGCTGATCGAGTGCGGCGACACCAAGGTCATCTGCACCGCCAGCATCGAAGACAAGGTGCCGGGTTTCCTGAAGGGCAAGGGCCAGGGCTGGTTGACGGCCGAGTACGGCATGCTGCCGCGCTCGACGCACACGCGCATGGACCGCGAAGCGGCGCGCGGCAAGCAGTCCGGCCGTACGCAGGAAATCCAGCGCCTGATCGGCCGCTCGCTGCGCGCCGCCTTCGATCTGCAGGCCTTCGGCGAACGCACGCTGCACCTCGATTGCGACGTGATCCAGGCCGATGGCGGCACGCGCACGGCCTCGATCACGGGCGCCATGGTGGCCGCGTATGATGCGTTTTCGCAGCTGCAGGCGCGCGGCGCGATCGCCGCCATCCCCGTGAAAAGCTTCGTCGCCGCCATCTCGGTGGGCGTCTACCAGGGCATGCCGGTGCTGGACCTCGACTATGTGGAAGACTCGGGCTGCGACACGGACATGAACGTGGTGATGACGGAAGCGGGCCACTTCATCGAAGTGCAGGGCACGGCTGAAGGCGCCGCCTTCGACCGCGCCGGCATGAACCGCTTGCTGGACCTGGCGCAGGGCGGCATCGCCGACCTGATCGCCCTGCAAAAGCAATCGCTCGGCATGTAA
- the hemW gene encoding radical SAM family heme chaperone HemW gives MIPIKLVGAVAKSAARPGASPAPQEGISGAAGAALKYLQPGALNLTALPPLSLYIHFPWCVKKCPYCDFNSHEVRGDLPEAEYLAALRLDLEMALPLIWGRKIHTIFIGGGTPSLMSAAGLDRLMSDVRTLLPLEPDCEITMEANPGTFEAEKFKSYRASGINRLSIGIQSFNGRHLQALGRIHDDNEARRAVDIAHANFDNFNLDLMYALPTQTLDEARQDLETALSFAPPHLSLYHLTLEPNTLFAKYPPALPDDDASADIADMVAERAAQAGYGRYEVSAYAQPGRQARHNRNYWEFGDYLGIGAGAHSKISFPHRVLRQARYKQPRAYMDAVLAGNPVQEERELAREEMGFEFMLNTLRLTQGFSPNLFAERTGLAINAIEQPLNAAEAKGLLYRDHQVIRPTERGLCFLNDLQQMFLED, from the coding sequence ATGATCCCGATCAAACTGGTGGGCGCCGTTGCCAAGTCGGCAGCCAGGCCCGGAGCGTCGCCGGCACCGCAGGAAGGCATTTCCGGCGCGGCCGGGGCGGCCCTGAAATACCTGCAGCCGGGCGCGCTGAACCTGACGGCCTTGCCGCCGCTGTCGCTGTACATCCATTTCCCGTGGTGCGTGAAAAAATGCCCGTATTGCGATTTCAATTCGCACGAGGTGCGCGGCGACTTGCCGGAAGCGGAATACCTGGCGGCCCTGCGGCTGGACCTGGAAATGGCGCTGCCGCTGATCTGGGGCCGCAAGATCCACACGATTTTCATCGGCGGCGGCACGCCCAGCCTGATGTCGGCGGCGGGGCTGGACCGGCTGATGTCGGACGTGCGCACCCTGCTGCCCCTGGAACCCGACTGCGAAATCACCATGGAAGCCAATCCGGGCACCTTCGAAGCGGAAAAATTCAAGTCTTACCGGGCCAGCGGCATCAACCGCCTGTCGATCGGCATCCAGAGCTTCAATGGGCGCCATTTGCAGGCGCTGGGGCGCATCCATGACGACAACGAAGCGCGCCGCGCGGTGGACATCGCGCACGCCAATTTCGACAATTTCAATCTCGACCTGATGTACGCGCTGCCCACGCAAACCTTGGACGAGGCGCGGCAGGACCTGGAAACGGCGCTGTCGTTCGCGCCGCCGCACCTGTCGCTGTACCACCTGACCTTGGAACCGAACACCCTGTTCGCCAAGTATCCGCCCGCGCTGCCGGACGACGACGCCAGCGCCGACATCGCCGACATGGTGGCTGAGCGCGCGGCGCAGGCCGGTTACGGCCGCTACGAAGTGTCGGCGTATGCGCAGCCTGGCCGCCAGGCCAGGCACAATCGCAATTACTGGGAATTCGGCGACTACCTGGGCATCGGCGCGGGCGCGCACTCGAAAATCTCGTTCCCGCACCGCGTGCTGCGCCAGGCCCGCTACAAGCAGCCGCGCGCCTACATGGACGCGGTACTGGCCGGCAACCCGGTACAGGAAGAGCGCGAGCTGGCGCGCGAGGAGATGGGTTTCGAATTCATGCTCAATACCCTGCGCCTGACCCAGGGTTTCTCGCCGAACCTGTTCGCCGAGCGCACGGGCCTGGCCATCAACGCCATCGAGCAGCCGCTGAATGCGGCCGAAGCCAAAGGCTTGCTGTACCGCGACCACCAGGTCATCCGCCCGACGGAACGGGGATTGTGCTTCCTGAATGACCTGCAGCAGATGTTCCTGGAGGATTAA
- a CDS encoding bifunctional (p)ppGpp synthetase/guanosine-3',5'-bis(diphosphate) 3'-pyrophosphohydrolase: MSLTPADTTSASLPPLASRQAAKAQGASASGAGTSAGTTSATPPAPALGVASVSHLADKLAEYLSPADLKKVKEAYRFSDEMHLGQMRRSGEPYISHPIAVAEICADWKLDAQAIMAALLHDVMEDQDVKKEELIERFGAPVAHLVDGLSKLEKIEFQSQIEAQAENFRKMLLAMASDVRVILIKLADRLHNMRTLDFMTAAKKRRIASETMEVYVPIAHRLGLNNIYHELQDLSFSHLYPMRYRTLAKAVKAARGNRREVVNKIMEAVKSTLSMAELEADVTGREKTLYDIYKKMRSKHLSFSQVLDVYGFRVVVGSFADCYVTLGTLHSLYKPMPGKFKDYIAIRKLNGYQSLHTTVIGPYGTPVEFQIRTQEMHRTAESGVAAHWLYKSGESNPSDLQQRTHAWLQSLLDIQQQTGDSAEFLEHVKVDLFPDSVYVFTPKSKIIALPRGATAIDFAYSIHTGIGDQTVAVKINNETSPLRTELHNGDIIEIITDSSSRPSPTWLSFVRTGKARSAIRHHLRTINLPESIALGQQLLSQALQTLNIDADLPAPLVERLLNESSANSMDELYADIGIGKRMATLVARHIFGLIGGEAASMPVEHNSGSELDPVTICGTEGVSVQLAPCCLPIPGDQIIGQLRRDQGLLVHTSDCSQAKRQRAKEPDRWIAVRWGTELNRRFDCRIKVLINSERGILARVAAEIGESDANIIYVGMDEDKDNVLDQLRFTVQVKDRVHLAALLRNVRRVAGVNRILRERN; this comes from the coding sequence ATGAGTCTGACTCCAGCCGACACGACTTCCGCATCACTGCCGCCGCTGGCCTCGCGCCAGGCGGCAAAAGCACAGGGCGCTTCCGCGTCCGGTGCTGGCACGTCCGCCGGGACCACCTCCGCGACACCGCCAGCACCCGCCTTGGGCGTGGCCTCCGTCAGCCACCTGGCCGACAAGCTGGCCGAATACCTGTCCCCCGCCGACCTGAAAAAAGTCAAGGAAGCCTACCGCTTCTCCGACGAAATGCACCTGGGCCAGATGCGCCGCTCGGGCGAGCCGTATATCTCGCATCCGATCGCCGTCGCCGAAATCTGCGCCGACTGGAAACTCGACGCGCAAGCCATCATGGCCGCCCTGCTGCACGACGTCATGGAAGACCAGGACGTCAAGAAGGAAGAATTGATCGAACGCTTCGGCGCACCGGTGGCGCACCTGGTCGACGGCCTGTCGAAGCTGGAAAAGATCGAATTCCAGAGCCAGATCGAAGCGCAGGCGGAAAACTTCCGCAAGATGCTGCTGGCCATGGCGTCCGACGTGCGCGTGATCCTGATCAAACTGGCCGACCGCCTGCACAATATGCGCACGCTGGACTTCATGACGGCGGCCAAAAAACGCCGCATCGCCAGCGAGACCATGGAAGTGTACGTGCCGATCGCGCACCGCCTCGGCCTGAACAATATTTACCACGAGCTGCAGGATCTGTCGTTCTCGCACCTGTATCCGATGCGCTACCGCACGCTGGCGAAAGCCGTCAAGGCGGCGCGCGGCAACCGGCGCGAAGTGGTCAACAAGATCATGGAAGCGGTGAAAAGCACCTTGTCCATGGCCGAACTCGAGGCCGACGTCACGGGCCGCGAAAAGACCCTGTACGACATCTATAAAAAGATGCGCAGCAAGCATTTGTCGTTTTCGCAAGTGCTGGACGTGTACGGCTTCCGCGTGGTGGTGGGCAGCTTTGCCGACTGTTACGTGACCCTGGGCACCCTGCACAGCCTGTACAAGCCCATGCCGGGCAAGTTCAAGGATTACATCGCGATTCGCAAGCTGAACGGCTACCAGTCGCTGCACACGACCGTCATCGGCCCATACGGCACCCCCGTCGAATTCCAGATCCGCACGCAGGAAATGCACCGCACGGCCGAATCGGGCGTGGCGGCGCACTGGCTGTACAAGAGCGGCGAATCGAACCCGTCCGACTTGCAGCAGCGCACCCATGCGTGGCTACAATCGCTGCTCGACATCCAGCAGCAGACGGGCGACTCGGCCGAATTCCTCGAACACGTCAAGGTCGACCTGTTCCCCGATTCCGTCTACGTGTTTACGCCGAAGTCGAAGATCATCGCCCTGCCGCGCGGCGCCACGGCCATCGACTTCGCCTACTCGATCCACACGGGCATCGGCGACCAGACCGTGGCGGTGAAAATCAACAACGAAACCTCGCCGCTGCGCACCGAGCTGCACAATGGCGACATCATCGAGATCATCACCGATTCCTCGTCGCGCCCCAGCCCGACGTGGCTGTCGTTCGTGCGCACCGGCAAGGCCCGTTCGGCCATCCGCCACCATCTGCGCACGATCAACCTGCCCGAATCGATCGCCCTGGGCCAGCAGCTGCTGTCGCAGGCGCTGCAAACCCTGAACATCGATGCCGACCTGCCGGCGCCGCTGGTGGAACGCCTGCTCAACGAATCGAGCGCCAATTCCATGGACGAGCTGTACGCGGACATCGGCATCGGCAAGCGCATGGCCACCCTGGTGGCGCGCCACATCTTCGGCCTGATCGGCGGCGAAGCGGCCAGCATGCCCGTGGAACACAATAGCGGCAGCGAACTCGACCCCGTTACCATCTGCGGCACCGAAGGCGTCTCGGTGCAGCTGGCGCCGTGCTGCTTGCCGATTCCCGGCGACCAGATCATCGGCCAGCTGCGCCGCGACCAGGGACTATTGGTGCACACGAGCGACTGCTCGCAAGCGAAACGCCAGCGCGCCAAGGAGCCGGACCGCTGGATCGCCGTGCGCTGGGGAACCGAACTGAACCGCCGCTTCGACTGCCGCATCAAGGTGCTGATCAACAGCGAACGGGGCATTTTGGCGAGAGTCGCCGCCGAAATCGGCGAGTCCGACGCCAACATCATCTACGTGGGCATGGACGAAGACAAGGACAACGTGCTCGACCAGCTGCGCTTCACCGTGCAGGTCAAGGATCGCGTCCACCTGGCCGCCCTGCTGCGCAACGTGCGCCGGGTCGCCGGTGTCAACCGCATCCTGCGCGAGCGCAACTGA
- a CDS encoding response regulator transcription factor yields MKEKATIRVFIADDHAIVREGLKQILADTKDIIVAGEAENGHDAIKLFRGSKCQVLLLDISLPDRSGIEVLKQIKKEKPELAVLMLSMHREDQYAIRSLKAGAAGYLTKQSAPRELVTAIRQVAQGLKYISASLAQELANTVGEDHETALHDTLSDREYQTLVMIASGKAVGAIAEELKLSVKTVSEYRARLLVKMKLKNSAELTHYAIRNQLVD; encoded by the coding sequence ATGAAAGAAAAAGCCACCATCCGGGTATTCATCGCCGACGATCATGCGATCGTGCGCGAAGGCTTGAAGCAAATCCTCGCCGATACGAAGGACATCATCGTGGCCGGCGAGGCTGAAAATGGCCACGACGCCATCAAACTGTTCCGCGGCTCGAAATGCCAGGTGTTGCTGCTCGACATCTCCCTGCCCGACCGCAGCGGCATCGAGGTGCTCAAGCAGATCAAGAAGGAAAAGCCGGAACTGGCCGTGCTGATGCTCTCCATGCACCGCGAAGACCAGTACGCCATCCGTTCGCTCAAGGCGGGCGCGGCCGGCTACCTGACGAAGCAGAGCGCACCGCGCGAACTGGTCACGGCCATCCGCCAGGTGGCGCAGGGCTTGAAATACATCAGTGCCTCGCTGGCGCAGGAACTGGCCAACACGGTGGGCGAAGACCACGAAACGGCCTTGCACGACACCTTGTCGGACCGCGAATACCAGACCCTGGTGATGATCGCCTCGGGCAAGGCGGTGGGCGCCATCGCCGAAGAGCTTAAATTATCCGTGAAAACCGTCAGCGAGTACCGCGCCCGCTTGCTGGTCAAGATGAAACTCAAGAACAGCGCCGAACTGACCCATTACGCCATCCGCAACCAGCTGGTCGATTGA
- a CDS encoding transposase, whose translation MPRRLRLVLPGVPLHVVQRGVNRQACFLDGQDKQRYLDYLRSCLALAPCYLHAYVVMSNHVHLLLSTQSTDSLSSMMKMLNQRYVQYFNWRYGRTGSLWEGRYKSCLVQSERYLLICQRYIELNPVRAGIVALPGQYCWSSYRSNAQGMHDDLLSPHSLYLMLGHDAFERQKTYQSLFQDALGESCIGQLREAVNAEFALGDQAFLRRVAELSR comes from the coding sequence ATGCCCCGTCGCCTCCGGCTTGTCTTGCCCGGCGTTCCGCTGCATGTGGTGCAGCGTGGAGTGAATCGCCAAGCATGCTTTCTTGATGGGCAGGATAAGCAGCGCTATCTTGACTATCTGCGTAGTTGTTTGGCGCTTGCGCCGTGCTATCTGCATGCGTATGTGGTCATGAGCAATCATGTGCATCTTTTGCTTTCCACGCAAAGTACAGACTCCTTGTCGTCGATGATGAAAATGCTGAACCAGCGTTATGTGCAGTATTTCAACTGGCGTTATGGTCGCACCGGCAGCTTGTGGGAAGGCCGCTACAAATCCTGCCTGGTGCAGAGCGAGCGTTATTTATTGATTTGCCAGCGCTATATCGAATTGAATCCCGTCAGGGCCGGTATCGTGGCATTACCTGGGCAATATTGTTGGTCCAGCTATCGGAGCAACGCACAGGGTATGCATGATGATTTGCTGTCCCCGCATTCCTTGTATTTGATGCTTGGGCATGATGCGTTTGAACGGCAAAAAACATACCAGTCGTTATTCCAGGATGCATTAGGCGAGAGTTGCATCGGGCAACTGCGAGAAGCAGTCAATGCTGAATTTGCGCTAGGAGATCAGGCGTTTTTACGGCGCGTTGCAGAACTGAGCCGGTAG
- the rpoZ gene encoding DNA-directed RNA polymerase subunit omega: MARITIEDCLKQIPNRFQLTLAATYRARQLLQGHTPKVEAKDKPTVVALREIAAGKVGIEMLKKVPM; this comes from the coding sequence ATGGCCCGTATCACAATCGAAGATTGCCTGAAGCAGATCCCTAACCGTTTCCAGCTGACCCTGGCTGCGACCTATCGCGCACGTCAGTTGTTGCAAGGCCACACCCCAAAAGTGGAAGCCAAGGACAAGCCTACCGTTGTCGCACTGCGCGAAATCGCTGCCGGTAAAGTTGGCATCGAAATGCTGAAAAAGGTCCCGATGTAA
- a CDS encoding YicC/YloC family endoribonuclease, translating into MTGYAVATSEGAAGTLTIEIKSVNSRFLDLQFRINDDLRALEPDLRAAVMSAITRGKVEVRLSFGRKAATAGTQALNVPLLAELARLQNEVGQHFVSAPVMTVAELLRWPGVIEEAQVGQESLQADVGALTKRTVAAFVDSRKREGAALEAVLVSRIEAMEAIVKRITPLIPQVVAAFQQKAIERMQDALGLASQGSNSALSRQDAMERIRQEVILYGIRIDVSEELARLSAHLGETRHILTKGGQVGKRLDFMMQELNREANTLGAKASVKELADASMDLKLLIEQMREQVQNLE; encoded by the coding sequence ATGACAGGCTACGCGGTTGCCACCAGCGAAGGTGCTGCAGGCACACTGACAATTGAAATCAAGAGCGTCAACTCGCGCTTTCTCGACCTGCAATTCCGCATCAACGACGATCTGCGGGCGCTGGAGCCTGACTTGCGCGCCGCCGTCATGTCCGCCATCACGCGCGGCAAAGTCGAGGTACGCCTGAGCTTTGGCCGCAAGGCCGCGACCGCCGGCACGCAGGCGCTGAACGTGCCCCTGCTGGCCGAACTGGCGCGCCTGCAAAACGAAGTGGGCCAGCATTTTGTCTCCGCCCCCGTCATGACGGTGGCCGAACTGCTGCGCTGGCCTGGCGTCATCGAAGAAGCGCAAGTGGGGCAAGAGTCCCTGCAGGCGGACGTGGGCGCGCTGACCAAACGCACCGTGGCGGCCTTCGTCGACAGCCGCAAGCGCGAAGGCGCGGCGCTCGAAGCGGTGCTGGTGTCGCGCATCGAAGCGATGGAAGCCATCGTCAAGCGCATCACGCCCTTGATTCCGCAAGTGGTGGCGGCCTTCCAGCAAAAAGCCATCGAGCGCATGCAGGATGCGCTGGGCCTGGCCAGCCAGGGCTCGAATTCGGCCCTGTCGCGCCAGGACGCCATGGAGCGCATCCGCCAGGAAGTCATTTTGTACGGCATCCGCATCGACGTCTCGGAAGAACTGGCGCGCCTGTCGGCCCACCTGGGCGAAACGCGCCACATCCTCACCAAGGGCGGGCAAGTGGGCAAGCGCCTCGACTTCATGATGCAGGAACTGAATCGCGAAGCCAATACGCTGGGCGCCAAGGCATCCGTCAAGGAACTGGCCGACGCCTCGATGGACTTGAAGCTGCTGATCGAGCAGATGCGCGAACAGGTGCAGAACCTGGAGTAA
- the rdgB gene encoding RdgB/HAM1 family non-canonical purine NTP pyrophosphatase: MTQRLILASNNAGKLKEFNELLSTIGFSVHAQGEYAVPESDEPFHTFVENALQKARHAARLTGLPALADDSGVCVNALGGAPGVYSARYAGEPKSDAANSAKLIADLEAHADKSAYYYCVLVYVRHADDPQPVIADGRWNGEMIAMARGTGGFGYDPHFFIPALGKCAAELTSDEKNALSHRGQALRALVEKLR; the protein is encoded by the coding sequence ATGACCCAACGCCTCATCCTCGCCTCCAACAACGCCGGCAAGCTCAAGGAATTCAACGAGCTGCTCTCGACCATCGGTTTTTCCGTCCACGCCCAGGGCGAGTACGCCGTGCCGGAAAGCGACGAACCATTCCACACCTTCGTTGAAAACGCCCTGCAAAAGGCGCGCCACGCGGCGCGTTTGACGGGTTTGCCGGCGCTGGCCGACGATTCCGGCGTGTGCGTGAATGCGCTCGGCGGCGCGCCGGGCGTGTATTCGGCCCGCTATGCGGGCGAGCCGAAATCGGACGCCGCCAACAGCGCCAAACTGATCGCCGACCTGGAAGCGCATGCCGACAAGTCCGCGTACTACTACTGCGTGCTGGTGTACGTGCGCCATGCGGACGACCCGCAACCGGTGATCGCCGACGGCCGCTGGAATGGCGAAATGATCGCCATGGCGCGCGGCACCGGCGGCTTCGGCTACGATCCGCATTTCTTCATTCCCGCGCTGGGCAAGTGCGCGGCCGAACTGACGTCTGATGAAAAGAACGCGCTGTCGCACCGTGGCCAGGCCCTGCGCGCGTTGGTGGAAAAACTGCGATGA